In Fusobacterium sp., one genomic interval encodes:
- a CDS encoding MurR/RpiR family transcriptional regulator, translating into MKTTIENSSYKSDLTNKDKIILDYILRNKKTTCFLTSNEIAEILNVSPSSVVRLSKKIGFENFSAFKKALQMEIADQEPSFDVREIPYEKIEQYDKLSEVELIKAFRQNVLKNITADISTKEDKKFIETADIISKAKRVFIVGYRACAGLASTFGIMLSCIRPNVFVLNDNGPIVDRLIDLNKSDVVIAISFNRYSQNTKFAVQMARDTGAKIISFTDFYTSPIAQKVDKVIINSVENFSFYNSYTSSLMNIETIVALVSRKNIVENKKRLMKMEKYLEQNGEY; encoded by the coding sequence ATGAAAACTACTATTGAAAATTCTTCATATAAATCTGATCTTACTAATAAAGATAAAATAATATTAGATTATATACTTCGCAATAAAAAAACAACCTGTTTTCTTACTTCCAATGAAATAGCTGAAATTCTTAATGTAAGCCCTTCATCTGTAGTCAGATTATCAAAAAAAATCGGATTTGAAAACTTTTCAGCATTTAAAAAAGCCTTGCAAATGGAGATTGCTGATCAAGAACCATCTTTTGATGTAAGGGAAATTCCTTATGAAAAAATAGAACAATATGATAAGCTTTCTGAAGTTGAATTAATTAAAGCATTTAGACAGAATGTACTAAAAAATATTACTGCTGATATCTCCACTAAAGAGGATAAAAAATTTATAGAAACTGCTGATATCATTTCAAAAGCTAAAAGAGTATTTATTGTAGGATACCGTGCCTGTGCAGGTCTTGCTTCTACATTTGGAATAATGCTTTCCTGTATAAGACCTAATGTTTTTGTTTTAAATGATAATGGGCCTATTGTTGACAGACTTATTGATCTCAATAAAAGTGATGTGGTTATTGCTATCTCTTTCAATCGCTATTCACAGAATACAAAGTTTGCTGTTCAAATGGCAAGAGATACTGGAGCTAAAATAATTTCTTTTACTGACTTTTATACCTCCCCAATAGCACAGAAAGTAGATAAGGTTATAATTAATAGTGTAGAAAATTTTAGTTTTTATAATTCATATACCAGTTCTCTAATGAACATAGAAACAATTGTTGCTCTAGTGAGCAGAAAGAACATAGTAGAAAATAAAAAACGTCTTATGAAAATGGAAAAGTATCTGGAACAAAATGGTGAATATTAA
- a CDS encoding NADH-dependent [FeFe] hydrogenase, group A6, giving the protein MRMIRLKIDGKIVLAPEGTTILNAALKAGIHIPHLCYMQMDDIGYKNNCASCRVCVVEVKGMNRLLPSCTTPIVEGMEVVTNSLQVMQKRRMVVELMLSDHPKDCLICGKNGECELQKLAISFGLREMRFEGKEAIHDKQHSISITRDITKCIMCRRCETMCGDIQTCGILTGIDRGFNVVVNTAFNRNLIETDCTFCGQCVAVCPVGALYETDNSFKLSRDLINPNKKVIVQVAPAVRVAIGELFGIPAGTDSTGKMVTALKKLGFDGVFDTNFAADITIMEEATELKHRLDDYLAGNKDIKLPLFTSCCPSWVRFVELNFPEMLDNLSTTRSPQQIFGSLAKHVWAEKMGIDKKDLVCVSIMPCISKKYEASREEFTVEQNPDVDYSLTTRELGRILKQYNIDFNSLQESEFDSPMGKSTGAADIFGRTGGVMEAASRTLYEWATGTKLEDVDFVPMRGFEELRVAEVKVGGETLRLAVVHGLGAARKVVEKIKSGEENFHAVEVMACKGGCVGGGGQPYHHGNFDIVKTRAAAIQNIDYHKEIRTSHNNRYVIDLYRESLGKPYGVMTHKLFHTHYIDRKNK; this is encoded by the coding sequence TTGGATATAAAAATAACTGTGCATCATGCAGAGTTTGTGTAGTAGAAGTAAAAGGAATGAACAGGCTTCTTCCTTCTTGTACAACTCCAATAGTTGAAGGAATGGAAGTAGTAACTAACTCTCTTCAAGTAATGCAGAAAAGAAGAATGGTAGTAGAACTTATGCTTTCAGATCATCCAAAAGATTGCTTAATATGCGGAAAAAATGGAGAATGTGAACTTCAGAAACTTGCTATCTCTTTTGGACTGAGAGAAATGAGATTTGAAGGAAAGGAAGCAATTCATGATAAACAGCATTCGATTTCTATAACTAGAGATATCACAAAATGTATCATGTGCAGAAGATGTGAAACTATGTGTGGAGATATTCAAACTTGTGGAATTCTTACAGGAATAGATAGAGGATTCAATGTTGTAGTTAATACAGCTTTTAATAGAAATCTTATTGAAACTGACTGTACTTTCTGTGGGCAGTGTGTAGCTGTATGCCCAGTTGGAGCATTGTATGAAACTGATAATAGTTTTAAATTATCTCGTGACCTTATAAATCCTAATAAAAAAGTTATAGTGCAAGTTGCTCCAGCTGTAAGAGTAGCCATTGGGGAACTTTTTGGAATACCTGCTGGAACAGACTCAACTGGAAAAATGGTTACAGCCCTTAAAAAATTAGGGTTTGATGGAGTATTTGATACAAATTTTGCAGCAGATATAACTATAATGGAAGAAGCTACAGAATTAAAACATAGATTAGATGATTATTTAGCTGGAAATAAAGATATAAAACTTCCATTATTTACTTCTTGCTGTCCATCATGGGTAAGATTTGTAGAGCTTAATTTCCCAGAAATGTTAGATAATCTTTCAACTACAAGATCACCACAACAGATATTTGGGTCTTTAGCAAAGCATGTATGGGCTGAAAAAATGGGAATAGATAAAAAAGATCTTGTATGTGTATCTATAATGCCTTGTATTTCTAAGAAATATGAAGCATCTAGAGAAGAATTTACAGTTGAGCAAAACCCAGATGTAGATTATTCATTAACTACAAGAGAGCTTGGAAGAATTTTAAAACAATATAATATAGACTTTAATTCACTTCAAGAAAGCGAATTTGATTCACCTATGGGGAAATCTACAGGAGCAGCAGATATTTTTGGTAGAACTGGAGGAGTTATGGAAGCTGCTTCAAGAACATTGTATGAATGGGCTACTGGAACTAAACTGGAAGATGTAGATTTTGTTCCTATGAGAGGGTTTGAAGAATTAAGAGTAGCAGAAGTAAAAGTTGGAGGTGAAACTCTTAGACTTGCTGTAGTTCATGGATTAGGAGCTGCCAGAAAAGTTGTAGAAAAAATAAAATCTGGAGAAGAAAATTTTCATGCTGTAGAAGTGATGGCATGTAAAGGTGGATGTGTAGGTGGAGGAGGACAACCGTACCACCATGGAAACTTTGATATTGTAAAAACAAGAGCAGCAGCTATTCAAAATATAGATTATCACAAAGAAATAAGAACATCTCATAATAATAGATATGTTATAGATCTTTATAGAGAATCATTAGGAAAACCTTATGGAGTTATGACACATAAACTTTTCCATACTCACTATATAGATAGAAAAAATAAATAA
- a CDS encoding MATE family efflux transporter has protein sequence MKKMTEGNVTKNIFFFAIPIFLGNIFQQMYNAADAVIVGKFSGKEALAAVGTAGPIMNILIFFVIGFSLGSAILMAEFYGSGDMEKLKREIATTIKAGIIFIFLLSIIALFGTKYILILMKTPPEIMRMAEDYLQIIIIGLEFSFLYNILSAEMRAVGDSKTPLVILIISVILNIGLDIYFIKELKLGVKGAAYATVISQIAAVIISILNIYYKMPVLRLKVKEFTIDLILLKKTMSYSLSYAVQQTIIFTGAVFVQGAVNPLGIDSIAAFNSGCRIDGFILTPGDSMGAALTTFISQNRGAGKNERIFQGFKRALTMSLLYCVITAIFIFIFSESIMKIFIDSSEIETIFLGKMYLRTIVFFYILTAICNTLQGFFRGLGRMDVTLVATLIQIPIRIILSYILTKYIGISGVAVGMGIGWIFMAIYEAYLYMGYSNKRREINGIHI, from the coding sequence ATGAAAAAGATGACAGAGGGGAATGTAACAAAAAATATTTTTTTCTTTGCAATACCTATATTTTTAGGGAATATTTTTCAACAGATGTATAATGCTGCAGATGCTGTAATAGTAGGGAAATTCAGTGGAAAAGAGGCATTAGCAGCAGTGGGAACAGCTGGACCTATAATGAATATATTGATATTTTTTGTAATTGGTTTTTCATTGGGATCAGCTATACTTATGGCTGAATTTTATGGTTCTGGAGATATGGAAAAATTAAAGAGAGAAATAGCAACAACAATAAAAGCAGGCATAATATTTATTTTTCTTCTTTCTATTATTGCATTATTTGGTACAAAATATATACTGATTTTAATGAAGACTCCACCAGAAATAATGAGAATGGCAGAAGATTATTTACAGATAATAATAATAGGACTGGAATTTTCTTTTTTATATAATATATTATCTGCTGAAATGAGAGCTGTTGGAGATTCAAAAACACCTTTAGTTATATTGATAATATCAGTAATTTTAAATATTGGATTAGATATATATTTTATAAAAGAATTAAAGCTAGGAGTAAAGGGTGCTGCTTATGCAACTGTTATATCTCAAATAGCAGCAGTAATTATTTCAATTTTAAATATTTACTATAAAATGCCTGTTCTTAGATTAAAGGTAAAAGAATTTACAATAGACTTAATTTTGTTGAAAAAAACAATGTCATATAGCTTATCTTATGCAGTTCAGCAAACTATAATTTTCACAGGAGCTGTATTTGTACAAGGAGCAGTAAATCCTTTAGGAATAGACTCAATAGCAGCTTTTAATTCTGGATGCAGAATAGATGGATTTATACTTACTCCAGGAGATAGTATGGGAGCAGCTCTTACTACATTTATTTCTCAGAATAGAGGAGCTGGAAAAAATGAAAGGATATTTCAAGGTTTTAAAAGGGCTTTAACTATGTCATTATTATATTGTGTAATAACAGCAATATTTATATTTATTTTTTCAGAATCAATTATGAAAATTTTTATTGATTCAAGTGAGATAGAAACAATATTTTTAGGAAAAATGTATTTAAGGACAATAGTCTTTTTTTATATACTTACAGCAATTTGTAATACATTGCAGGGATTTTTCAGAGGATTGGGAAGAATGGATGTAACTTTAGTGGCAACACTTATTCAAATTCCTATTAGAATAATCCTATCGTATATACTTACAAAATATATAGGAATATCAGGAGTCGCTGTAGGAATGGGAATAGGGTGGATATTTATGGCAATATATGAAGCATATTTATATATGGGATACAGTAACAAAAGGAGAGAAATAAATGGAATACATATTTGA
- a CDS encoding Coenzyme F420 hydrogenase/dehydrogenase, beta subunit C-terminal domain has product MEYIFEKKEDCCGCSACYNVCPKEAIKMTADREEFLYPKINQSLCIDCQLCKKICPVINEKELKNKVEGDFYLAIHKSNDVLKNSTSGGAFTAVSDIFLKENGIICGVDFDDNFCVVHKMAETSEERDRFRFSKYVQSELGDIFIQIKKELIAGRKILFSGTPCQCAGLKAYVGNTSLKKNLYICDLICHSVPSPFIWEEFKKILEKENGGILDEVHFRTKKLDWSRSNSNKSFLFSTTEMNDVQGDERFYKMFFGLLSISRPSCSACRFTDTHRVSDITIADYFGIEEFSPEKYDKRGLSLVIVNNEKGEDILNKMKTDMEMEKRKSSESVKHQQRLSCPISYPENREEFWDNVIEVGLEETMKKYKIFK; this is encoded by the coding sequence ATGGAATACATATTTGAAAAGAAAGAGGATTGCTGCGGATGCAGTGCCTGCTATAATGTTTGCCCCAAAGAAGCAATAAAAATGACAGCTGATAGAGAGGAATTTTTGTATCCTAAAATCAATCAATCTCTTTGTATAGATTGCCAATTGTGTAAAAAAATCTGTCCTGTTATAAATGAAAAGGAACTTAAAAATAAAGTTGAAGGAGATTTCTATTTGGCAATACACAAAAGTAATGATGTTCTTAAAAATTCAACTTCTGGAGGAGCTTTTACAGCTGTTTCAGATATTTTTTTAAAAGAGAATGGGATAATATGCGGAGTTGATTTTGATGATAATTTTTGTGTTGTACATAAAATGGCAGAAACAAGTGAAGAAAGAGATAGATTTAGATTCTCTAAATATGTACAAAGTGAATTGGGAGATATTTTTATCCAAATAAAGAAAGAATTAATAGCTGGAAGAAAAATTTTATTTTCTGGAACTCCATGTCAATGTGCAGGACTTAAAGCCTATGTAGGCAATACATCCTTAAAGAAAAACTTATATATTTGTGACCTAATATGTCATAGTGTGCCAAGTCCATTTATTTGGGAAGAATTTAAAAAAATATTAGAAAAAGAAAATGGCGGAATACTTGATGAAGTACATTTTAGAACTAAAAAACTAGATTGGAGCAGAAGTAACAGCAATAAATCTTTTCTTTTTTCTACAACTGAAATGAATGATGTTCAAGGAGATGAAAGATTCTATAAAATGTTTTTTGGTCTGCTTTCAATAAGTCGTCCATCTTGTTCAGCATGCAGATTTACTGATACTCATAGAGTTTCAGATATAACAATTGCTGATTATTTTGGAATAGAAGAATTTTCTCCTGAAAAATATGATAAGAGAGGACTTTCATTGGTTATTGTCAATAATGAAAAGGGAGAAGATATTCTTAATAAAATGAAAACTGATATGGAAATGGAAAAAAGAAAAAGTTCAGAGTCTGTAAAACATCAGCAGAGATTAAGTTGTCCAATATCTTATCCTGAAAATAGAGAAGAATTTTGGGACAATGTTATTGAAGTTGGATTGGAAGAAACAATGAAAAAATATAAGATATTTAAGTAA
- the yqeC gene encoding selenium cofactor biosynthesis protein YqeC — MTFNYFNIIKNDVITITGAGGKTSLLYFLAEKLSKFGKVLITTTTKIYFPSEEKYETLIIGNKIFSGKNKNITIAGSKVENKKLHSLSYEEIKSIKKNYDFILIEGDGAKNKLLKEWNNYEPCIPDFSTKIIGVINMDILDLNISEKNIHRFELLKEKFPDDINKKITSDFLQKYILSADYFKNSSINSKKYLFFNGIDEEKYLNKFHTTLKTVYKLYENAFSPRVFMGSLKEKDIYPLKKLDAVIMASGFSKRMGKNKLSLSYNGIPLLESTLQKILHIPFNKVIICGREKWIEELAYKYNFNYYYNSFADFGQSESIKLGIENSTGEGIAFFPGDQPLLSENTILNLYYEFQKTNLITVPVVEEKRFSPVFFPEDKKEELLKLEGDIGGKSVIKKTPIINLVKFSSEKEFKDIDTIEDYMYIINNKK, encoded by the coding sequence TACTACTACAAAAATTTATTTCCCTTCTGAAGAAAAATATGAAACTCTTATTATAGGAAATAAGATTTTTTCCGGAAAAAATAAAAATATAACTATAGCTGGAAGTAAAGTTGAAAATAAAAAACTTCATTCTTTATCTTATGAAGAAATAAAAAGTATTAAAAAAAATTATGATTTTATTTTAATTGAAGGTGATGGAGCAAAAAATAAATTATTAAAGGAATGGAATAATTATGAACCTTGTATTCCTGATTTTTCTACAAAAATAATTGGAGTAATCAATATGGATATACTTGATTTAAATATCTCTGAAAAAAATATTCACAGATTTGAACTTCTAAAAGAAAAATTTCCTGATGATATAAATAAAAAAATTACTTCTGATTTTTTACAGAAATATATCTTATCAGCTGATTATTTTAAAAATTCCAGTATAAATTCAAAAAAATATCTTTTTTTTAATGGAATTGATGAAGAAAAGTATCTTAATAAATTTCATACAACTCTAAAAACAGTCTATAAATTATATGAAAATGCTTTTTCTCCAAGAGTATTTATGGGAAGCCTTAAAGAAAAAGATATATATCCTTTAAAAAAATTAGATGCTGTAATTATGGCCTCTGGATTTTCTAAAAGAATGGGAAAAAATAAACTCTCTCTATCATACAATGGAATCCCCCTTTTAGAATCAACATTACAAAAAATTCTTCATATTCCTTTCAATAAAGTTATCATTTGTGGAAGAGAAAAATGGATTGAAGAACTTGCTTATAAATATAATTTTAATTATTATTATAATTCTTTTGCTGATTTTGGGCAAAGTGAAAGTATAAAACTTGGAATAGAGAATTCCACAGGTGAAGGAATAGCTTTTTTTCCTGGAGATCAGCCTTTATTATCTGAAAATACAATTTTAAATCTATATTATGAATTTCAGAAAACTAATCTTATAACTGTTCCTGTAGTTGAAGAAAAAAGATTTTCTCCTGTATTTTTTCCAGAAGATAAAAAAGAAGAATTACTAAAACTAGAAGGAGATATCGGTGGAAAAAGTGTTATTAAAAAAACTCCAATCATTAATCTTGTTAAATTTTCTTCTGAAAAAGAATTTAAAGACATAGATACCATTGAAGATTATATGTATATAATTAATAATAAAAAATAA